Below is a genomic region from Candidatus Eremiobacterota bacterium.
GGGGTGCGGACCCGGCATCGGGCCGTCCATCAGCGCGCTCGTGGCGGGCCGCAGCGGCAGATCGAGCCGCGCGTCGGCCGGCAGCGGTCTGCTCGGCTTCGACAGCCCGCTCGGCCGCGGCAGCGGCGGCTCGGTGTTCGCCGGCGCGGGTGAAGGCGTGACGACCTCGGCCGGGATCGCGCCGAGGTGATCGGTGCGCTGCAATCCGGCCAGCACCTTGATCGTCTCGTGCGCCTGCTCGCGCACCCGCCACGACGGATCGTTCAGCAGCGGCTGCACTTGCCGGATCGCCGCCAGCTGCTTGCGGCGCGCGATCAAATCGACGAACTGAATTCGCACCAGCTCTTCGCGGTCGGCGAGCCCGGCGCGAATCGTCGCCGGATCGGTCTGCAGCGCGAACGCGCGGCGCAGCGTCCAGGCGAGGTGCCATCGCACGGTCGGGCTTTTCTCGCGCGCCAGCGCGCGCTGCAGACCGGCCGCGAGCGCGCGCGCGTTCGGCGCGTCCTTCCAGCCCGACAGCGCCGTGGCGGCGCGGCCGCGCACGATCGGATCGGCGTCGCGGGCCGCCAGCGCCAGCAGCGGTGCGGCGAGGGCGCCGGCGCCCGGGTTCTTCGCCGCTTGGGCCCGCCAGGCGGCGTCGGCGGCGGCGATCCGGACCGGCCCGGCCCGGTCGGCAAGGAAATGAGCAACCAACTTGGTTTCGAGAGGGGTTTTAGCAGCCATAAGACCGTATCCGTACACAGCGAGGGCCCGCAGCGAAACGTCCTGGGCTGCGGTCGCGTTCTTTAGGGGCCCGGCCGCGCGAGGATCTCCGGATCTCCCGAGGGCCAGCGCCGCCCGCCCCGCCAACCGAGCGTCGTCCGACGCGAGAGCCGCGGTCAGCTCGTCGGAAAACGTCCGGGTGCTTTCGAGCTCAACCAACCTCCGGTAGCCCGGCTGCTCCCCCGGGGCAGCTCCGACCGGCGTGAGGACCAAGCCTCCCGCGGATACGACCCCCGCGAGGGCGAGGACCGCCCGAACCTTGATGCAAGCGCGACTCCGGCCGATAACTTCCATGGGTTCGCTTACGTTACTGAGACAGGTCGATTTTCATCCACGAGGTTCACCCCCACTAATGTCAACCCCAGAACGCAAGTCCGGCAGCGGTATGTCCGTTCGTGAAGCCGGCCAAAAAGGCGGCGAGACCGTCAAGAAAAAATACGGCCCCGAGTTCTACGAGATGATCGGGCGCAAGGGCGGCCAAGCCACCAAGAAAGCCCACGGCCATGCCTTCTACGAGGCGATCGGCAAAAAGGGCGGCAAGAAGGGCGGCGAGGCGACCCGCGATCGTTACGGCCCGGAATTCTACGAGACGATCGGTCAGAAGGGCGGCCAGAAGGTCAAAGCTCTGATCGAGCAAGGCAAGAAGGCCGCAGCCGAAGCAGCCGAGGCAGCGGAGAAGAAGGCCAGCTAGGAGGATGCCCGGCGTCCGCCGGACGGCCGTCCTTGCGACGGCCTTCCTCCTTTTTTGCGCGTCTTTTGCGACCGCCGCAACCCCGCCGCAACACGTGTTGCCTACCGGGACGGCGGTCGTCTTCGTGACCGACGCCCCGCTCGACGCCGGTCGGCGCGACGGCGACGTCGTCGCGGTCCACCTGCGTGACGCCCTCGTCCTCGACGGGACCACGCTGGCACCGGCGGGGGCCAAAGCCGTACTTCTCGTCAGCCGTTCCGTCACCGCCAGCGGGAAGCGCGTCGAATCCGTTTCGCTCGAGCGCTTCTCGGTCAGCGCCGGCTTGCTGCCGGTGCGGGCCGTGGACCCGATCGTTCCGCCGGTCCCGGCCGGCGCCGTGATCGAGGCGCGCACGTTGGCCGAGGTCGACCATCTCGGCGACCGCTATTCGATCCGCACCCCGTTTCCGTTCCGGCTCTCGGGCGACCAGCCGGCCTCCGCGTACACGCCGACCCCGGCGCGCACCGCGCCGCCGTTCGCGCGCCCCGGCGGACCGCCTCCCACGCGCCCGACGCCTGCGCCCAGCAGCCCGCCGATGCCGTCGCCGACCGCGCCCCCGCCGCCGTAGGCCACGAAGATACCAGCCCCCTGAACGCGAACGGCGACGCATGATGATGCGGCGCCGTCCTCTGCTTTTGCTCGCGTGCGCGTTCGCGCTCGCGCCGCTCGCCGCGAGCGCGCAAACGACGCCGGCGACGCCGATGGCGATGCCGGTGCCGAGCGCGCGCCCCGCGCCGACGCCCGCGCCTTCGCCGAACGCCGCCGAAGCCGCGTTCGTCAAGCGCATCATGACGAATCTGCCGAAGCGGTACGCGAATCCGCAAGCCGCCAACGCCGCCGGCTACAAGCGGTATTCGCGCGAGGACCGCACCGGCGCGATCAGCTACGTCAACCCGCAGTACTGGGACACGACCGATCCCGATCATCCGGCGCAGCTCTGGTACGACGTCAACGGCCGGCTCCTCGGCGCCGACTTCAGCGTTCCGCAAGCCGAGTCGACCACCGGACCGCCGAACCGGTTCGGGATCGATGCGTCGCGCTGGTTCAAGCTGCCCGCGCACATCCACTACGTGCAGCGCAACGCGAACGGCACGCTCGCGTACGGCAAGGGAATGTCGGCCGCGAAGTACGCGGCGGCGAACGGGGGCGATTACTCGCACCCGACCGCCGAAGGGCTCGTCGCCGCGAAGGTCGTGCCCGATGCGGCGAGCGTCCCGTTCGTGTTCCTTTATCCGGCGATCTGGGACGTGACGGTGTGGGTCGTCCCGAACCCGCTCGGCCAGTTCGCGGACGCGAACCCCGCCGTCACGCCGAGCCCGAACGCCGGCCGCGGCGAAGACATGTAACCATGCGGTGCGCGAAGCTCGGCGCGGCGCTGGGCGCGCTCGCCGTCGTCTGCGGCTCCGCGCTGAGCGCGCTCGCGCAGACCGCGCCCGCGCCGCAGCCGGCCGCCTCGGCGCTACCGATCATCGGCGGAACGCACTCGCGCGGGCTGTGCACGACGCTGCGCGACAACGTCGCGCCGATGGTGCTCGGCATGATCAAGAGCGACGAGCTGGTCGGCGCCGGACACCGCGCGCTCATGAAAGCGGGTGACGACCAGCGCATCGCCGGGCGCAGCGGGCCGCGCGCCGCGCTCGACCTCGATGAAGTGTATCTGCGGCGCACGGCCGACGCGATGGCGCACAACCTCGGCGTGATCGACAAGCTG
It encodes:
- a CDS encoding general stress protein B, which encodes MSTPERKSGSGMSVREAGQKGGETVKKKYGPEFYEMIGRKGGQATKKAHGHAFYEAIGKKGGKKGGEATRDRYGPEFYETIGQKGGQKVKALIEQGKKAAAEAAEAAEKKAS